Proteins from one Mercurialis annua linkage group LG7, ddMerAnnu1.2, whole genome shotgun sequence genomic window:
- the LOC126654778 gene encoding protein MAIN-LIKE 2-like, producing MSDSERDRNRQPPKAYGEDVFGPELGGSGARHVTTRKVSASARRKKQAHTSPDDVRISVEDLRESDDFVSSEDEPEDEPSEKIYISKRKKGAGGRFVGDSSSGSNRRPEEVDVWTVTGPVPGGPEDDTVIPSFLGHVASRLWDGADRGVLKCQTRHGALKKLRQWYETASEEVKVLIDGTEISHLPFIMFDHLDIPLLSAFVERWQPDTNSFHMPFGEMTITLHDVWHILRIPVAGAMVSGQPNKAQLMAYCVQILGISPEDLVSKTSKHFAQGGVLIESIISLCRHDRTAEVEAIAWIWLTLGCTLFTDKSGHRIRPATIWEVREGVTDTSTVSWGSATLAYLYRQLGISSRGDCSGLTGCLTLLQTWIYEYFPCFRPQRERLLIESHLPRASSWSATASDCSATRLRSLRARLDTLTAEEITWLPFGGEPAATVEHTAYYGWIAYRDIVEPYMPSRVLRQLGYVQTVPVPICRPIGAVRSWKSLKYSVDMSVTIAVDMWNAFPVMYKLPLMGFEEAHVIAGGCHPAYLDWFERHSHPRILPGRDVRAPFAPPCM from the exons atgtCGGATTCGGAACGAGATAGAAATCGACAACCTCcg AAAGCGTATGGGGAAGACGTTTTTGGCCCAGAATTAGGGGGATCGGGAGCCCGTCACGTTACGACGCGTAAAGTTTCTGCCTCGGCTCGACGGAAGAAACAAGCGCATACTTCTCCCGATGACGTCCGCATTTCTGTTGAGGATCTTAGAGAGTCTGATGATTTTGTGAGCTCAGAGGACGAGCCAGAGGACGAGCCAagtgaaaaaatttacatttctaaACGGAAAAAGGGTGCAGGTGGTCGGTTCGTTGGCGACTCGTCATcag GGTCGAATAGACGACCTGAAGAGGTTGACGTGTGGACCGTTACTGGTCCAGTACCTGGTGGACCCGAGGATGACACTGTTATTCCTAGTTTTCTCGGGCATGTCGCTTCTCGGCTATGGGATGGGGCGGACAGAGGCGTGCTGAAGTGTCAGACTAGACATGGAGCTCTGAAGAAGCTGAGACAGTGGTATGAGACGGCCTCAGAGGAGGTTAAGGTGCTGATAGACGGGACTGAGATATCACATCTCCCGTTTATCATGTTTGATCATCTGGATATCCCGCTCCTTTCTGCATTTGTGGAGCGATGGCAGCCAGATACAAACTCTTTTCACATGCCATTCGGGGAGATGACCATCACATTACATGACGTGTGGCATATTCTTCGGATTCCAGTTGCTGGGGCTATGGTTTCAG GTCAGCCGAACAAGGCTCAGCTGATGGCTTACTGCGTACAGATTTTAGGTATTTCACCAGAGGATCTGGTGAGTAAGACGAGCAAGCATTTTGCCCAGGGAGGTGTGCTGATTGAGTCGATCATCAGCTTATGTAGGCATGACCGTACTGCAGAGGTGGAGGCAATAGCCTGGATCTGGTTGACGTTAGGTTGCACTCTATTCACTGACAAGAGTGGCCATCGGATTAGACCTGCAACCATATGGGAGGTGCGGGAAGGAGTCACAGATACGAGTACAGTTTCCTGGGGATCAGCTACACTAGCTTATCTCTATCGGCAGCTTGGAATCTCATCGAGAGGAGACTGTTCCGGTTTGACTGGCTGTCTGACACTGCTGCAGACATGGATTTATGAGTACTTTCCATGCTTCCGGCCCCAGCGAGAGCGGCTGTTGATCGAGTCTCATCTTCCTCGAGCTTCTAGCTGGAGTGCTACTGCGTCAGATTGCTCAGCCACCCGACTTCGGTCCTTGCGAGCTCGTTTGGACACGCTGACTGCTGAGGAG ATCACATGGCTCCCTTTTGGCGGCGAGCCTGCTGCCACCGTAGAGCACACTGCATATTATGGCTGGATAGCATACCGGGACATTGTCGAGCCGTACATGCCGTCTAGGGTGCTGCGACAGCTGGGTTATGTGCAGACTGTACCTGTGCCAATTTGTCGGCCAATAGGGGCTGTTAGGTCCTGGAAGTCACTCAAGTACTCTGTGGACATGAGTGTGACGATTGCGGTTGACATGTGGAACGCTTTTCCGGTCATGTACAAGCTGCCGTTAATGGGATTTGAGGAAGCCCACGTTATTGCTGGAGGATGCCATCCAGCTTACCTGGACTGGTTCGAGCGCCATTCGCACCCCCGTATCCTTCCTGGCAGAGATGTTCGAGCGCCATTCGCACCGCCTTGTATGTAA